DNA from Pseudomonas putida:
CACGACCATACTCTACGGCGACCGCTCGAGCTGCAGGCGATCTACGCCGAACCGCTGGCCCGCGCGCAAGCGGCCGGGTGCCGGTTGCCGCAGATGCAGATGCTGTACCAAACGTTGGTCTTCATCGACCGTCACAATCGCTACGTCTGACTCCGCGCAGGCCACGTCCGCAGCGCGCCGGACGGCAGAGCGGCCGTACACGGCGCTGCTAAGCTGAACCTTGCTCTGCCGTAACGGCAGTCGAGGAGGTCGAATGATTCATTCCATGCTGTATGCCACCGACCTCGGTGTCTACGCGCCTTTTGTCATGCAGCACGCCTTGGCCCTGGCCCGGACCTTCAACGCAGAGCTGTACGTGATCCATGCGGTGGAACCTATGGGGCAGTTCGCAGAATCCCTGCTGCAAAGCTACCTCGACGAGCAGACCCTAGACGAGTTGCACAGCGAGGGCGTGAATACGGTCATGGCCAACATCGAACAGCGGGTGTTGGAAAACTTTCGTGACGAATTAGGTGAAGAAGCGGACCTGGCCCTGATCCGGGCGGTGAGGGTTCGTCAGGGAGATCCGGCGCAGGTGATCATCGAGCAGGCTCAGCGCTTGAGTGTCGACCTGTTGATCTTCGGCAGCCACAGCCAGGGAGCAGGGGTGGATGTGCCGATCGGTCGCACCGCCGCGCGGTTGCTGCAGCTGTCGCCGGTGCCGGTCTACATGGTGCCGTTGGCGCAGCATTTGGGGCGTAGGAAGGGCTGAAACTGAGGGTAGGGTTAATCCGGGGCATGTAACAAAATAGTTCTAGTTTTATTTCGAGAACCACTAATATAGTTATATCTCATCGCTGCCTGCTGCCGGTGACCTACCGCTGATTCGAGGGAAACCTATGAAGCTTCAACAACTGCGCTACATCTGGGAAGTGGCGCACCACGACCTCAACGTCTCCGCGACAGCGCAGAGCCTCTACACCTCCCAACCCGGGATCAGCAAACAGATCCGCCTGCTCGAGGACGAGCTCGGCGTCGAGGTCTTCGCCCGCAGCGGCAAGCACCTGACACGCGTCACCCCCGCCGGTGAGCGCATCATCAACACCGCTGGCGAGATCCTGCGCAAGGTCGAGAGCATCAAGCAGATCGCCCAGGAGTTCTCCAACGAGAAGAAGGGGACCCTGTCCATCGCCACCACCCACACCCAGGCACGCTATGCGCTGCCCCCGGTGATCAGCAGTTTCATCAAGCAGTACCCGGAAGTCGCCCTGCACATGCACCAGGGCTCGCCCATGCAGATCGCCGAGATGGCCGCCGACGGCACCGTCGATTTTGCGATCGCCACCGAGGCGCTGGAGCTGTTCGGCGACTTGATCATGATGCCTTGCTACAAGTGGAACCGCTGCGTGGTGGTGCCGCAGGGCCATCCACTGACCAAGCTGCCGAAACTGACCCTCGAAGCGGTCGCTGAGTACCCGATCGTGACCTACGTGTTCGGCTTTACCGGGCGCTCCAAGTTGGACGAGGCGTTCAACCATCGTGGCTTGACGCCGAAAGTGGTGTTCACCGCCGCTGACGCCGACGTCATCAAGACCTACGTGCGCCTGGGCCTGGGCGTGGGTATCGTGGCCAAAATGGCCGTGGACACCAAGCTCGACAGCGACCTGGTGGCCCTGGATGCCAGCGAGCTGTTCGAGGCCAGCATCACCAAGATCGGCTTCCGCCGCGGTACCTTCCTGCGGGGCTTTATGTGCGACTTCATCGAGAAGTTCGCACCCCACCTGACCCGCGAAGTAATGGCCAAGGCTATCCAGTGCCATAACAAGCAAGAGCTTGAGGAGCTGTTCGACGGCGTCGAATTGCCCGTGCACTGAGTCTTCGAGGTACAAAAAAACCGGCCATCGCGCCGGTTTTTTTGTACCTGGTGAAATCAGGCTTTGGTGATCAGGTTGCCGGCGTGCAGGCCGCATTCCTTCTGGGTCGACTCTTCCCACCACCAGCGCCCTTCACGCTCGTGCTGGTTGGGCAGCACAGGGCGGGTGCATGGCTCGCAACCGATACTGATGAAGCCGCGCTCGTGCAGGCTGTTATAGGGTAATTCGAGCATACGGATGTAGCCCCAGACTTCCTCGCTGGTCATCTGTGCCAGCGGGTTGAACTTGTACAGGGGGCGTTCGGGCGTGGAGAACGCCGTGTCGATTTCCAGTGCCGCCACCTGGCTGCGAGTGCCGGGGCTCTGGTCGCGGCGCTGGCCGGTGGCCCAGGCGCTCACGGTAGCCAGCTTGCGGCGCAATGGCTCGATCTTGCGGATGCCGCAGCACTCGCCATGGCCGTCCTTGTAGAAGCTGAACAGGCCCTTTTCCTTGACGAAGGGGTCGAGCAGGGCGCGGTCGGGGCTGAGGATTTCGATCGGCAGGTTGTACTGCTCGCGGACCTGATCGATGAAACGGTAGGTCTCTGGGTGTAGGCGACCGGTGTCGAGGCTGAACACCTTGACCTGCTTGTTCAGCTTCCAGGCCATGTCGACCAGCACCACATCCTCG
Protein-coding regions in this window:
- the cysB gene encoding HTH-type transcriptional regulator CysB, producing the protein MKLQQLRYIWEVAHHDLNVSATAQSLYTSQPGISKQIRLLEDELGVEVFARSGKHLTRVTPAGERIINTAGEILRKVESIKQIAQEFSNEKKGTLSIATTHTQARYALPPVISSFIKQYPEVALHMHQGSPMQIAEMAADGTVDFAIATEALELFGDLIMMPCYKWNRCVVVPQGHPLTKLPKLTLEAVAEYPIVTYVFGFTGRSKLDEAFNHRGLTPKVVFTAADADVIKTYVRLGLGVGIVAKMAVDTKLDSDLVALDASELFEASITKIGFRRGTFLRGFMCDFIEKFAPHLTREVMAKAIQCHNKQELEELFDGVELPVH
- a CDS encoding phosphoadenylyl-sulfate reductase; this translates as MSQPFDVAALAATYASKSPQDILKLAFEHFGDDLWISFSGAEDVVLVDMAWKLNKQVKVFSLDTGRLHPETYRFIDQVREQYNLPIEILSPDRALLDPFVKEKGLFSFYKDGHGECCGIRKIEPLRRKLATVSAWATGQRRDQSPGTRSQVAALEIDTAFSTPERPLYKFNPLAQMTSEEVWGYIRMLELPYNSLHERGFISIGCEPCTRPVLPNQHEREGRWWWEESTQKECGLHAGNLITKA
- a CDS encoding universal stress protein: MIHSMLYATDLGVYAPFVMQHALALARTFNAELYVIHAVEPMGQFAESLLQSYLDEQTLDELHSEGVNTVMANIEQRVLENFRDELGEEADLALIRAVRVRQGDPAQVIIEQAQRLSVDLLIFGSHSQGAGVDVPIGRTAARLLQLSPVPVYMVPLAQHLGRRKG